In Leopardus geoffroyi isolate Oge1 chromosome D1, O.geoffroyi_Oge1_pat1.0, whole genome shotgun sequence, a single window of DNA contains:
- the BET1L gene encoding BET1-like protein isoform X1, translated as MADWARAQNPAAVEEILDRENKRMADNLASKVTRLKSLALDIDRDAEDQNRYLDSMDSDFTSMTGLLTGSVKRFSTMARSGRDNRKLLCGMAAGLIVAFFILSYLLSRART; from the exons ATGGCTGACTGGGCGCGGG CTCAGAACCCCGCCGCTGTGGAGGAGATTCTAGACCGGGAGAATAAGCGGATGGCCGACAACTTGGCTTCCAAGGTCACCAGGCTCAAATCG CTGGCCCTGGACATCGATAGGGACGCAGAAGACCAGAACCGGTACCTGGACAGCATG GACTCGGATTTCACAAGCATGACAGGCCTGCTCACAGGGAGTGTGAAGCGCTTTTCCACAATGGCGAGGTCTGGGCGAGACAACCGGAAGCTTCTATGTGGTATGGCCGCAGGCCTGATCGTGGCCTTCTTCATCCTCTCGTATCTCCTGTCAAGGGCAAGGACATGA
- the BET1L gene encoding BET1-like protein isoform X2, whose amino-acid sequence MADWARAQNPAAVEEILDRENKRMADNLASKVTRLKSLALDIDRDAEDQNRYLDSMDSDFTSMTGLLTGSVKRFSTMARSGRDNRKLLCGQATSEI is encoded by the exons ATGGCTGACTGGGCGCGGG CTCAGAACCCCGCCGCTGTGGAGGAGATTCTAGACCGGGAGAATAAGCGGATGGCCGACAACTTGGCTTCCAAGGTCACCAGGCTCAAATCG CTGGCCCTGGACATCGATAGGGACGCAGAAGACCAGAACCGGTACCTGGACAGCATG GACTCGGATTTCACAAGCATGACAGGCCTGCTCACAGGGAGTGTGAAGCGCTTTTCCACAATGGCGAGGTCTGGGCGAGACAACCGGAAGCTTCTATGTG GTCAGGCCACATCTGAGATCTGA
- the ODF3 gene encoding outer dense fiber protein 3 yields the protein MAEEVWVGTWRPHRPRGPIMALYSSPGPKYLIPPTTGFVKHTPTKLRAPAYSFRGAPMLLAENCSPGPRYSVNPKILRTGKDLGPAYSILGRYCTKTIMTPGPGDYFPEKSAKHVFDSAPSHSISARTKTFRVDSTPGPAAYMLPVVMGPHTVGKASQPSFSIKGRSKLGTFSDDLHKTPGPAAYRQTDVQVTKFKAPQYTMAARVEPPGDKTLKPGPGAHSPEKVTVTKPCAPIVTFGIKHSDYMMPLVVDVE from the exons ATGGCAGAGGAAGTATGGGTGGGCACCTGGAGGCCCCATCGCCCCCGGGGGCCCATCATGGCCCTCTACAGCAGCCCAGGACCCAAGTACTTGATTCCACCCACCACGG GCTTTGTGAAGCACACACCCACCAAGCTGCGTGCACCAGCCTACAGTTTCCGTGGGGCCCCCATGCTCCTGGCAGAGAACTGCTCCCCAGGGCCCCGCTACAGCGTGAACCCCAAGATACTGAGGACTGGCAAGGACCTTGGCCCTGCCTACTCCATCCTGGGGCGCTACTGTACCAAGACCATCATGACCCCTGGCCCCG GTGACTACTTTCCAGAGAAATCGGCCAAGCACGTGTTTGACTCAGCACCCAGCCACTCCATTTCTGCCCGAACCAAGACCTTCCGAGTGGACAGCACCCCAG GCCCTGCCGCCTACATGCTGCCTGTGGTCATGGGGCCCCACACCGTTGGCAAGGCGTCCCAACCCTCCTTCTCCATCAAAGGCCGCAGCAAGCTGGGCACCTTCAGTGACGACCTTCACAAG ACCCCAGGTCCTGCAGCCTACCGCCAGACGGATGTGCAGGTGACGAAGTTCAAGGCTCCACAATACACCATGGCAGCCCGGGTGGAGCCCCCAGGAGACAAGACCCTCAAGCCAGGACCAGGAGCCCACAGCCCTGAGAAG gtGACAGTGACCAAGCCCTGCGCCCCCATCGTCACCTTCGGCATCAAACATTCTGACTACATGATGCCCCTCGTGGTGGATGTGGAATAG